In a single window of the Longimicrobium sp. genome:
- a CDS encoding glycosyltransferase family 2 protein, with product MMAVSLASTVLLAAMLIVALWNLVAARRLEAAGDPSSRPVVSILVPARNEEGNLRTLLPALLRVDYPKLEILVLDDGSDDGTAAVVQEHASIRGARLRLLPGRPPPPGWLGKSWACHQLAAAASGEVLVFCDADVVPQPPALDRTLAAMQSTGAGAATVIPRHQLDGWMESAVVPLVAQLPVLALLPLALVPRVRAPSLSMANGQWLAFTRAAYAASGGHTAVTDTVLEDVALGRKVKAAGHRLLPLVSNSLLRVRMYRDPAALFEGFGKNVYALAGGRPATFAAALAVFGLVAIYPWLGAVLGVRGALVPLALLAGVRACGALLFRHGIRSALLHPAGSMVLAAIAVKSYLGTRRGTMEWK from the coding sequence ATGGCGGTGTCGCTGGCCTCCACCGTCCTGCTCGCGGCCATGCTGATCGTCGCCCTGTGGAACCTGGTGGCCGCGCGCCGGCTGGAGGCAGCGGGCGATCCGTCTTCGCGCCCGGTGGTGAGCATCCTGGTGCCCGCGCGCAACGAGGAGGGCAACCTGCGCACCCTCCTCCCCGCCCTGCTGCGGGTGGATTATCCCAAGCTGGAAATCCTGGTGCTGGACGACGGGTCGGACGATGGCACGGCCGCCGTGGTCCAGGAACACGCGTCGATCCGGGGTGCGCGGCTCCGCCTGCTGCCAGGGCGTCCGCCCCCGCCGGGGTGGCTGGGCAAGTCGTGGGCGTGCCACCAGCTGGCCGCGGCGGCCAGCGGCGAGGTGCTGGTGTTCTGCGACGCCGACGTCGTTCCCCAGCCCCCCGCGCTGGACCGGACCCTCGCGGCCATGCAGTCCACGGGCGCCGGCGCCGCGACCGTCATTCCCCGGCACCAGCTGGACGGGTGGATGGAAAGCGCCGTGGTGCCGCTGGTGGCGCAGCTGCCCGTGCTGGCACTCCTGCCGCTGGCGCTGGTGCCCCGGGTGCGTGCACCGTCGCTGTCGATGGCAAACGGGCAGTGGCTGGCGTTCACCCGCGCCGCGTACGCCGCGTCCGGGGGGCACACGGCCGTGACGGACACCGTGCTGGAGGACGTCGCGCTCGGCCGCAAGGTGAAGGCGGCCGGGCACCGCCTGCTTCCCCTGGTGTCGAATTCGCTGCTGCGGGTACGGATGTACCGCGATCCGGCGGCGCTGTTCGAAGGCTTCGGCAAGAACGTCTACGCGCTGGCGGGGGGACGGCCCGCGACCTTCGCGGCGGCCCTGGCGGTGTTCGGCCTCGTGGCCATCTACCCCTGGCTGGGCGCCGTCCTGGGCGTGCGCGGCGCCCTGGTGCCGCTGGCGCTGCTGGCGGGGGTGCGGGCGTGCGGGGCACTGCTCTTTCGCCACGGCATCCGCTCGGCTCTGCTGCACCCGGCGGGAAGCATGGTGCTGGCGGCGATCGCGGTGAAGTCGTACCTGGGAACGCGGCGGGGTACCATGGAGTGGAAGG